A single region of the Halobellus ruber genome encodes:
- a CDS encoding site-specific integrase, whose translation MTYSSENKVDGIVLVTDDAKEYLNPRQEVTYREHRRELAEWMLALGKNPDKAEGYSHSTAKNRMNRLDLFYRFVWDRKGRFVQDLTTDDADDWMRHLATEEMKESTKNHYQKAAKTLFKWKREARNKDVEWDPEIEYSDPSTTYTPRDYPRSRQDSPNSASN comes from the coding sequence ATGACGTACAGCTCTGAAAACAAGGTTGACGGGATCGTACTCGTCACAGACGACGCGAAAGAATACCTAAACCCGAGACAAGAAGTCACATACCGCGAGCACCGCCGCGAACTCGCGGAATGGATGCTGGCCCTCGGCAAAAACCCGGACAAAGCCGAAGGCTACAGCCACAGCACCGCGAAAAACAGGATGAACCGGCTTGACCTCTTCTACCGGTTCGTCTGGGACAGGAAAGGCCGCTTCGTCCAGGACTTGACTACGGACGACGCCGACGACTGGATGAGACACCTCGCGACCGAGGAGATGAAAGAGTCCACGAAGAACCACTACCAGAAAGCCGCGAAGACGTTGTTCAAGTGGAAACGCGAAGCCCGCAACAAGGATGTCGAGTGGGACCCCGAGATCGAATACAGCGACCCCAGCACGACTTACACGCCTCGGGACTACCCAAGATCACGCCAAGATAGTCCAAACTCAGCATCGAACTGA
- a CDS encoding DUF7114 family protein, producing the protein MDDAVRVRAAAREAVEDIEPDRLREVLFDRLSDAPMTPAVLTLVSARAPETGVDTDTDGIAERAAGVQLIYEGLRLTRALAWAEPWTATVDAEEGDIDADLDVLAADVLVSRGFYLLARTDAAGRAVEVVRAFGRDQTLARGDGADIEALDRNLEADVFALALVAGMTAVGAAPSPAAVEYAAELGRNCDVDGELQPADVAFSEATADRIASLSAVGGASDDRVPSSATDP; encoded by the coding sequence ATGGACGACGCCGTGCGGGTCCGTGCGGCCGCGCGTGAGGCGGTCGAGGACATCGAACCCGACCGACTCCGCGAGGTTCTGTTCGACCGGCTCTCGGACGCGCCGATGACACCGGCCGTACTGACGCTCGTGAGCGCCCGCGCTCCCGAGACGGGCGTGGACACGGACACTGACGGGATCGCCGAACGCGCCGCCGGGGTCCAGTTGATCTACGAGGGGCTCCGGCTCACCCGGGCGCTCGCGTGGGCGGAACCCTGGACGGCGACCGTCGATGCCGAGGAGGGGGACATCGACGCGGATCTCGACGTGCTCGCGGCCGACGTGCTGGTCTCTCGGGGGTTCTACCTGCTGGCGCGCACCGACGCCGCGGGCCGGGCGGTCGAGGTGGTCCGGGCGTTCGGCCGCGACCAGACGCTCGCACGGGGCGACGGCGCCGATATCGAGGCGCTGGACCGGAACCTCGAAGCCGACGTCTTCGCGCTCGCCCTCGTCGCGGGGATGACCGCCGTCGGCGCGGCCCCGTCGCCGGCCGCAGTCGAGTACGCCGCCGAACTCGGTCGGAACTGCGACGTCGACGGCGAACTCCAGCCGGCGGACGTGGCCTTTTCCGAGGCCACCGCCGACCGGATCGCGTCGCTGTCGGCGGTCGGCGGGGCGTCCGACGATCGGGTTCCGTCGTCGGCGACCGACCCCTGA
- a CDS encoding potassium channel family protein — protein MTFIIVGYGRVGARTARILHEEGHAVVVVENDPDKAERAREAGFEVVEGDGSNESVLKRAGVENAAAVGGLTGDPNVNFAACMVGKEYGCRLVMRISEDYREEIYDRYAEDVDEVIYPERLGAAGAKTALLGGNFNAIGELTEGLRLTTVRIPEGAPVVGRKVSDVDLGDFGRIYAHGRGREPMTIPLPGTTIEAGDQLAVVVQRDGLDRAKATMLGE, from the coding sequence ATGACGTTCATTATCGTCGGGTACGGACGGGTCGGCGCGCGGACGGCCCGGATCCTCCACGAGGAGGGGCACGCGGTCGTCGTCGTGGAGAACGATCCGGACAAGGCCGAACGCGCCCGTGAGGCCGGGTTCGAGGTCGTCGAGGGCGACGGCAGCAACGAGTCGGTGCTGAAGCGGGCCGGCGTCGAGAACGCGGCCGCGGTCGGGGGGCTCACCGGCGACCCCAACGTGAACTTCGCGGCGTGTATGGTCGGCAAGGAGTACGGCTGCCGGCTCGTGATGCGGATCAGCGAGGACTACCGCGAGGAGATCTACGATCGCTACGCCGAGGACGTCGACGAGGTCATCTACCCCGAGCGCCTCGGGGCCGCGGGCGCGAAGACCGCACTGCTCGGGGGGAACTTCAACGCGATCGGCGAACTCACCGAGGGACTCCGGCTCACGACGGTGCGGATCCCGGAGGGTGCGCCGGTGGTCGGCCGGAAGGTCAGCGACGTCGACCTCGGCGACTTCGGACGGATCTACGCCCACGGCCGCGGGCGGGAGCCGATGACGATCCCCCTCCCGGGCACCACGATCGAGGCCGGCGACCAACTCGCCGTGGTGGTGCAGCGGGACGGACTCGACCGTGCGAAGGCGACGATGCTCGGCGAGTAA
- a CDS encoding tetrahydrofolate dehydrogenase/cyclohydrolase catalytic domain-containing protein, producing the protein MDPPSGTRAAAADPATTLLDGNAVADRIRDGLESSVGTLREVGVTPTLALVSMTESGAARTYVSMKQQACDAVGIETEIHELDPDKPAATLFDRLADLNDDPGVHGVSVQSPLAEHVDPRAAARRIAPRKDVEATHPENLGRLQAGTLRYKPPTPAGIQRLLDAYGIDPAGKRAVVIGRSETVGRPTATLLSGRGPGGDATTTLCHSRTEDLAAVTRSAELLVAAAGQPGLVDGGMLSEGVVVVDVGINRVDAGDAAAGQVVGDVDFESARGKAAAITPVPGGVGPLTVEMLLYNAVDAAGRHSGVGVDLP; encoded by the coding sequence ATGGATCCACCCTCCGGCACACGGGCGGCAGCCGCCGACCCAGCGACGACGCTGCTCGACGGCAACGCGGTCGCCGACCGGATCCGCGATGGGCTCGAATCGTCGGTCGGGACGCTCCGCGAGGTAGGTGTCACGCCCACGCTGGCGCTCGTCTCGATGACGGAGTCCGGCGCGGCCCGGACCTACGTGTCCATGAAACAGCAGGCGTGCGACGCCGTCGGGATCGAGACCGAGATCCACGAACTCGACCCCGACAAGCCCGCCGCGACCCTCTTCGACCGCCTCGCCGACCTGAACGACGACCCGGGAGTCCACGGCGTTTCGGTCCAGTCGCCCTTGGCAGAGCACGTCGATCCGCGCGCGGCGGCCCGCCGGATCGCCCCCCGGAAGGACGTCGAGGCGACCCACCCGGAGAACCTCGGCCGCCTGCAAGCCGGCACGCTGCGGTACAAGCCGCCGACGCCCGCGGGGATCCAGCGGCTGCTCGATGCCTACGGGATCGACCCTGCGGGGAAACGCGCGGTCGTGATCGGCCGCTCGGAGACCGTCGGCCGCCCGACGGCGACGCTGCTCTCCGGGCGGGGGCCGGGCGGCGACGCCACGACGACGCTGTGTCACTCCCGGACCGAGGACCTCGCTGCGGTCACCCGGTCGGCGGAGCTGCTGGTGGCCGCCGCGGGACAGCCGGGGCTCGTCGACGGCGGAATGCTCTCGGAGGGGGTGGTCGTGGTCGATGTCGGCATCAACCGGGTCGACGCCGGCGACGCCGCCGCGGGGCAGGTCGTCGGCGATGTCGACTTCGAGAGCGCCCGGGGAAAAGCCGCCGCGATCACACCGGTCCCCGGCGGCGTCGGGCCGCTCACCGTCGAGATGCTGCTTTACAACGCTGTCGACGCCGCGGGCCGCCACTCCGGGGTCGGCGTCGACCTTCCGTAG
- the ddh gene encoding D-2-hydroxyacid dehydrogenase, with the protein MRLDTLGVDESVSILFPPAALADELAFLPVSTTVVDGSGGELHGCQAVVTFRHWDAYDDLAWVHSIQSGVDQFPFDRLRAADVALTNSTGIHGDAIGEAVASYALAFSRRLHEHVANQQDATWSPPEWDEAWTVHGERACVLGLGTLGRGVVDRLTGLGVEVTGVRRTATPEPGVETVYTPAKLETAVSDARFVVAAVPLTDDTRGLIDADVLAAMREDAYLINVARGAVVDQSALIDAVNGGSIAGAALDVFETEPLPESSPLWGMDEVIVSPHCAGFTDRYHEHVGSIVAENVDRIRADEDLLNRVV; encoded by the coding sequence ATGCGACTCGACACGCTCGGGGTCGACGAGTCGGTCTCGATCCTGTTCCCGCCGGCGGCACTGGCCGACGAACTCGCTTTCCTCCCGGTCTCGACGACCGTCGTCGACGGCTCCGGGGGCGAACTCCACGGCTGCCAGGCCGTGGTCACGTTCCGGCACTGGGACGCCTACGACGACCTCGCGTGGGTCCACTCGATCCAGTCGGGGGTCGATCAGTTCCCGTTCGACCGGCTGCGGGCGGCCGACGTGGCGCTCACCAACAGCACCGGGATCCACGGCGACGCCATCGGCGAGGCCGTCGCGAGCTACGCCCTGGCGTTCTCCCGTCGCCTCCACGAACACGTCGCGAACCAGCAGGACGCGACGTGGTCGCCGCCCGAGTGGGACGAGGCGTGGACGGTCCACGGCGAACGGGCGTGCGTGCTCGGACTCGGTACCCTCGGCCGGGGGGTCGTCGACCGGCTCACCGGACTCGGGGTCGAGGTCACCGGCGTCCGGCGGACGGCCACGCCCGAACCCGGCGTCGAGACGGTGTACACGCCCGCGAAGTTGGAGACGGCCGTCTCCGACGCCCGGTTCGTCGTGGCTGCCGTCCCGCTGACCGACGACACCCGCGGGCTGATCGACGCCGACGTGTTGGCGGCGATGCGCGAGGACGCCTACCTCATCAACGTCGCCCGCGGCGCCGTCGTCGACCAGTCGGCCCTGATCGACGCCGTGAACGGGGGATCGATCGCGGGCGCCGCCCTCGACGTCTTCGAGACCGAGCCGTTGCCGGAGTCGTCGCCGCTGTGGGGAATGGACGAGGTGATCGTCTCCCCGCACTGTGCGGGGTTCACCGATCGGTACCACGAACACGTGGGGTCGATCGTCGCGGAGAACGTCGACCGGATTCGGGCGGACGAGGACCTCCTCAACCGGGTGGTGTAG
- a CDS encoding BCCT family transporter, whose amino-acid sequence MSTVEAEGGRRTAAGALLSAFVASGAVVLVGFFFPGLVGGLLGGQTWLVVALSFFGSGLGYLAVLPHDTDAPAESSGSTLLAIRRGSVRSVLSDVVAAHDPVILGLPIVVFTTYFALQLAFPAGTTAAIDGLSRGVLRGMGPALLGVALLAVLYCGALLLGPWGDIKLGGEDATPAYTYPTYFSLIFTAGIAAGIVFWGPAEALFHYQQPPPYFDAAPGSSAAVNAALVYSLFHWGVSAWAAYAAVGIPIAYFVFQRGAPLRVSSILTPFLGADGLDSPWSRLVDTLAVFATIGGIATSLGLISQQFLVGVAFQWGVPPSNVGPVLLVGGLAAVFVLSAVSGLHRGIRRISGLTLVLFGLFAALLLTVGPRGFVVDRGTAALGAYAINFLPMSLFSSGAWVTEWTVWNWAWWFSWAPFAGTFIAALSRGRRIRTVVFTSVVATSAATSAWFLIFGGTALSLQRNGAADALAAISDRGGSEAVAGFPLLSALPLGELLLFLFLSLIVVFIVTSADTSTLVAAVLASKRGIAPSRGSIVLWGTFQAAVALSVLLVGGGETLQALAVLTGAPFAVLTVLALIGLSTALYRDERGQGHTSIVRQALDRLPTIRTHHDVDPPDRES is encoded by the coding sequence ATGAGCACAGTCGAAGCGGAGGGGGGACGCCGGACAGCCGCCGGCGCCCTCCTGTCGGCGTTCGTCGCCTCCGGCGCGGTCGTCCTCGTGGGGTTCTTCTTCCCGGGGCTGGTCGGCGGCCTCCTCGGCGGCCAGACGTGGCTGGTGGTGGCGCTGTCGTTCTTCGGCTCCGGTTTGGGCTACCTCGCGGTGTTACCCCACGACACGGACGCGCCCGCCGAGTCCTCGGGGTCGACGCTGCTCGCCATCCGCCGGGGGTCGGTCCGGTCGGTCCTCTCCGACGTCGTCGCCGCCCACGACCCGGTGATCCTGGGGCTCCCGATCGTGGTCTTTACGACGTACTTCGCGCTCCAACTGGCCTTCCCCGCCGGCACGACCGCCGCGATCGACGGGCTCTCCCGGGGCGTCCTCCGGGGGATGGGGCCGGCGTTGCTCGGGGTGGCGCTGCTCGCGGTGCTGTACTGTGGGGCGCTGCTCCTCGGGCCGTGGGGCGACATCAAACTCGGCGGCGAGGACGCGACGCCGGCCTACACCTACCCGACGTACTTCTCGCTGATCTTCACCGCGGGGATCGCCGCCGGGATCGTCTTCTGGGGCCCCGCGGAGGCGCTGTTCCACTACCAGCAACCGCCGCCGTACTTCGACGCCGCACCGGGCTCGTCGGCCGCAGTGAACGCCGCCCTGGTGTACTCGCTGTTCCACTGGGGCGTGTCGGCGTGGGCCGCCTACGCCGCGGTCGGGATCCCCATCGCGTACTTCGTGTTCCAGCGCGGCGCCCCGCTCAGAGTGTCGTCGATCCTGACGCCGTTTCTGGGCGCCGACGGGCTGGACTCGCCGTGGAGCCGGCTGGTCGACACCCTGGCGGTGTTCGCGACGATCGGCGGGATCGCCACCTCGCTGGGGCTCATCTCCCAGCAGTTCCTCGTGGGCGTGGCGTTCCAGTGGGGCGTCCCGCCCAGCAACGTCGGGCCGGTTCTGCTGGTCGGCGGGCTGGCGGCGGTGTTCGTGCTCTCGGCGGTCTCGGGGCTCCACCGCGGGATCCGGCGGATCTCCGGGCTCACGCTCGTCCTGTTCGGGCTGTTTGCGGCCCTGCTTTTGACGGTCGGCCCCCGGGGGTTCGTCGTCGACCGCGGCACCGCGGCACTCGGGGCGTACGCGATCAACTTCCTGCCGATGAGCCTCTTTTCGTCGGGCGCGTGGGTGACCGAGTGGACCGTCTGGAACTGGGCGTGGTGGTTCTCGTGGGCCCCCTTCGCGGGGACGTTCATCGCGGCGCTGTCCCGCGGACGGCGGATCCGGACCGTGGTGTTCACGAGCGTGGTCGCCACCTCCGCGGCAACGAGCGCGTGGTTTCTGATCTTCGGGGGGACAGCGCTGTCGCTGCAGCGTAACGGGGCGGCCGACGCGCTGGCGGCCATCTCCGACCGGGGCGGCTCCGAGGCGGTCGCGGGCTTCCCGCTGCTGTCGGCGCTGCCGCTGGGGGAGCTGCTCCTGTTTCTCTTTCTGTCGCTCATCGTCGTGTTCATCGTCACCTCCGCGGACACCTCGACGCTCGTCGCCGCCGTTCTGGCGTCGAAACGCGGGATCGCCCCCTCCCGGGGGAGTATCGTCCTTTGGGGGACCTTCCAGGCGGCCGTCGCGCTGTCGGTCCTGCTCGTCGGCGGCGGCGAGACGCTCCAGGCGCTGGCCGTCCTCACGGGCGCCCCCTTCGCCGTGTTGACCGTCCTCGCGCTGATCGGCCTGTCGACGGCGCTGTACCGCGACGAGCGCGGTCAGGGCCACACCTCGATCGTCCGGCAGGCCCTTGATCGCCTCCCCACGATCCGGACCCACCACGACGTCGACCCCCCGGACCGGGAGTCGTGA
- a CDS encoding NAD-binding protein, with amino-acid sequence MVDSQSGADERPFERMFYPVDRIPFVEWREFSGAKPTVALVAAVTVLAFVTGLSNLSQPQVVVGGPLGGVLPGARVFVRFAGVLFAFPLALVTFGLSRRRRAAWVAAVALVPLLAAFPFLTGRPTEIPLFFIVLVTVPLLVANREEFDTALALSSLQIASLTSILGVVLYGTIGSYGLREQFVELESWGDAFYYVIVTIATVGYGDITPRTTEAELFSLSVILLGTGAFTVAVGALVGPAIESRMAAAFGTMTASELALLEDHLVVLGYGDVTESFLDQVDDGTDLVVVTTDTDAAARLSDAGIEVLTDDPTDESALADARVDAARGVAVASDDDATNVLAVLATRNVNPEVRIVAVANGDTHVDKLETVGADEVIDLRSIGGRLLGATVLESDADDASSPLDDLLGSAEGSHPEGADSTIDPEGAPIDPDDVES; translated from the coding sequence GTGGTTGACTCACAGAGCGGGGCGGACGAGCGTCCGTTCGAGCGGATGTTCTACCCGGTCGACCGGATCCCGTTCGTCGAGTGGCGGGAGTTCTCCGGCGCCAAGCCCACGGTAGCGCTGGTAGCCGCGGTGACCGTGCTCGCTTTCGTCACCGGGCTCTCGAACCTGAGCCAGCCGCAGGTCGTCGTCGGGGGGCCGCTGGGGGGCGTTCTCCCCGGCGCACGCGTCTTCGTCCGGTTTGCGGGGGTGTTGTTCGCGTTCCCGCTGGCGCTCGTGACGTTCGGGCTCAGCCGGCGGCGGCGGGCCGCGTGGGTCGCTGCGGTCGCCCTGGTGCCGCTGCTCGCGGCCTTCCCGTTCCTCACGGGACGACCGACGGAGATCCCGCTGTTCTTCATCGTCCTCGTGACAGTGCCCTTGCTCGTCGCCAACCGCGAGGAGTTCGACACCGCCCTGGCGCTGTCGTCGCTCCAGATCGCGTCGTTGACCTCGATCCTCGGGGTCGTCCTCTACGGCACCATCGGCTCCTACGGCCTCCGCGAGCAGTTCGTCGAGCTCGAAAGCTGGGGCGACGCGTTCTACTACGTCATCGTCACCATCGCGACCGTCGGCTACGGCGACATCACCCCCCGGACGACGGAGGCGGAGCTGTTCTCGCTGTCGGTGATCCTGCTCGGGACCGGCGCGTTCACCGTCGCGGTCGGCGCCCTCGTCGGTCCCGCGATCGAATCCCGGATGGCAGCTGCGTTCGGAACCATGACCGCATCAGAACTCGCGCTTCTCGAGGACCACCTGGTGGTGCTCGGCTACGGCGACGTGACCGAATCGTTCCTCGATCAGGTCGACGACGGCACCGACCTGGTCGTGGTGACAACAGACACCGACGCCGCCGCGCGGCTGTCGGACGCCGGAATCGAGGTGCTGACCGACGACCCCACCGACGAGTCGGCGCTCGCGGACGCGCGGGTCGACGCCGCACGCGGGGTCGCGGTCGCGAGCGACGACGACGCCACCAACGTGCTCGCGGTGCTCGCAACCCGGAACGTCAACCCCGAGGTCCGGATCGTCGCGGTCGCGAACGGCGACACCCACGTCGACAAACTGGAGACTGTCGGCGCCGACGAGGTGATCGACCTCCGGTCGATCGGCGGCCGACTCCTCGGGGCGACGGTGCTGGAATCCGACGCCGACGACGCCAGTTCCCCCCTCGACGACCTGCTCGGGTCGGCGGAGGGCAGTCACCCCGAGGGCGCCGACTCGACGATCGACCCGGAGGGCGCGCCGATCGACCCCGACGATGTCGAGTCCTGA
- a CDS encoding Rid family detoxifying hydrolase: MKRTISTDDAPAAVGAYSQATTNGSLLITAGQLPLTVDGELLDDEPVAEQTRQCLRNVEAILESEGLSLSDVLKTTVFLDDIDDFDAFNEAYSEFFEEAPPARSAVGAGAVPKGAAVEIEAIATTE; encoded by the coding sequence ATGAAACGGACTATCAGCACCGACGACGCACCCGCCGCGGTCGGCGCGTACAGCCAGGCGACGACGAACGGCAGCCTCCTCATCACCGCCGGCCAGCTCCCGCTGACCGTCGACGGCGAACTGCTGGACGACGAGCCGGTCGCCGAACAGACCAGACAGTGCCTCCGGAACGTCGAGGCCATCCTCGAATCCGAGGGGCTGTCGCTGTCGGACGTGTTGAAGACGACCGTCTTCCTCGACGACATCGACGACTTCGACGCGTTCAACGAGGCCTACAGCGAGTTCTTCGAGGAGGCGCCGCCCGCCAGAAGCGCGGTCGGCGCCGGCGCGGTCCCGAAGGGTGCCGCCGTCGAGATCGAGGCCATCGCGACGACCGAGTGA
- a CDS encoding aldehyde ferredoxin oxidoreductase family protein: MTDAAAHLLEVDLTDRTVEREPVPERWLADYIGGKGLGARYLYDRLDAGTDPLGPDNHLLFALGPLSGLLPGETQFAAITRSPLTGTFLDSYSGGDFADALVGAVDGALGIAITGRADEPVVLELDDGEATLSPAADLWGRDVVETCEALEGAVACVGPAGENRVTYATIASDGGDHHAGRGGAGAVMGAKRLKAVVARGTPPEPDPEIAALQETYKRRYRETDVGRWHAASATLETVDFADEVGVLSTRGWQEGSFDGASDIGIEAVREAAIDRERDGEGVVGGFRVETDAGESVPRGGTPMSLGAGLGIDDFDAVAALGGTCDRLGLDVISAGNAVAWAIRAAEEGVVDPAEMGLDADARPAFGDREAARETIEAIAAREPGVPDALADGVEAAADRLGGADLVPTIKSMEVPAYDPRGSPTMALAYATSDRGACHRRSLPAETEVFGEEWDDADRVEVVLREQTITATLWSLIADDFAGAVLEDDLGAEWLAAVDAVAPTDPAELLRAGERIWTLTRLFNVREGFDAADETLPAAFERPVSGGPADGRGIDAGWFDRLRRRYYAAREWDENGVPSQGLLDRLDLLDVVDGETPVAREPVTQ, encoded by the coding sequence ATGACCGACGCGGCCGCCCACCTCCTTGAGGTCGATCTGACCGACCGCACGGTCGAGCGCGAGCCCGTTCCGGAGCGGTGGCTGGCCGACTACATCGGCGGCAAGGGCCTCGGCGCCCGGTACCTCTACGACCGGCTCGACGCCGGGACCGACCCGCTGGGCCCCGACAACCACCTCCTCTTCGCCCTGGGACCGCTCTCCGGCCTGCTCCCCGGCGAGACGCAGTTCGCGGCGATCACCCGCTCGCCGTTGACCGGCACCTTCCTCGACTCCTACAGCGGCGGCGACTTCGCCGACGCGCTCGTTGGCGCGGTCGACGGCGCGCTCGGGATCGCGATCACCGGGCGGGCCGACGAGCCGGTCGTCCTCGAACTCGACGACGGCGAGGCGACGCTCTCGCCGGCGGCGGACCTCTGGGGCCGGGACGTCGTCGAGACCTGCGAGGCGCTCGAAGGCGCGGTCGCCTGCGTCGGCCCGGCGGGGGAAAACCGGGTCACCTACGCCACAATCGCCTCCGACGGCGGCGACCACCACGCCGGCCGCGGCGGTGCGGGGGCGGTGATGGGCGCAAAGCGGCTGAAGGCGGTCGTCGCGCGCGGCACGCCTCCGGAACCGGACCCCGAGATCGCGGCCCTCCAGGAGACCTACAAGCGGCGCTACCGCGAAACCGACGTCGGACGGTGGCACGCCGCGAGCGCGACCTTGGAGACCGTCGACTTCGCCGACGAGGTCGGCGTGCTCTCGACCCGCGGGTGGCAGGAGGGCTCCTTCGACGGCGCCAGCGACATCGGGATCGAGGCCGTCAGGGAGGCCGCGATCGACCGCGAGCGCGACGGCGAGGGGGTCGTCGGCGGGTTCCGCGTCGAGACCGACGCCGGGGAGTCGGTGCCGCGGGGCGGGACCCCGATGTCGCTGGGCGCGGGGCTCGGCATCGACGACTTCGACGCCGTGGCGGCGCTGGGCGGGACCTGCGACCGCCTCGGGCTCGACGTCATCAGCGCGGGCAACGCCGTCGCGTGGGCGATCCGCGCGGCCGAGGAGGGCGTCGTCGACCCCGCGGAGATGGGGCTCGACGCCGACGCGCGCCCGGCTTTCGGCGACCGCGAGGCCGCCCGGGAGACTATCGAGGCGATCGCGGCCCGGGAGCCGGGGGTACCCGACGCCTTGGCCGACGGCGTCGAGGCCGCCGCCGACCGGCTGGGCGGCGCCGACCTGGTCCCCACGATCAAGTCGATGGAGGTCCCCGCCTACGACCCCCGCGGGTCGCCGACGATGGCGCTGGCGTACGCCACGAGCGACCGCGGGGCGTGTCACCGCCGGTCGCTGCCGGCCGAAACCGAGGTGTTCGGCGAGGAGTGGGACGACGCCGACCGCGTCGAGGTGGTGCTCCGCGAACAGACGATCACGGCCACGCTCTGGAGCCTGATCGCCGACGACTTCGCGGGGGCCGTCCTGGAGGACGACCTCGGCGCCGAGTGGCTCGCCGCGGTCGACGCCGTCGCCCCGACGGATCCGGCGGAACTGCTCCGCGCGGGCGAGCGGATCTGGACGCTGACCCGACTGTTCAACGTCCGCGAGGGGTTCGACGCCGCCGACGAGACCCTGCCGGCGGCCTTCGAGCGCCCCGTCAGCGGCGGGCCCGCGGACGGCCGCGGGATCGACGCGGGGTGGTTCGACCGGCTCCGGCGGCGCTACTACGCGGCCCGGGAGTGGGACGAAAACGGCGTGCCCTCGCAGGGGCTGCTCGACCGGCTGGACCTCCTGGACGTCGTCGACGGCGAGACGCCGGTGGCGCGGGAACCGGTGACGCAGTAA